From a single Desulfonatronum thioautotrophicum genomic region:
- a CDS encoding glutamine synthetase III, producing MSGIQSRLNAISAVTNYTPVAAPLNFAETKPTDLFGCNVFNDKVMKERLPNDAYKSLKKTIEYGEKLDPALADIVANAMKDWAIEKGATHFTHVFYPLTGLTAEKHDAFLVPDGSGGALAQFSGKLLIQGEPDASSFPSGGLRTTFEARGYTAWDVTSPAYILENPNGTFLCIPTAFVSWTGEALDKKTPLLRSLQALNKQAKRLLSLFGVETKLPVTSYAGSEQEYFLIDRNFIFTRPDLLIAGRSLFGAKPAKGQEFEDQYFGSIPRRVLSFMMEVERELYKLGVPVKTRHNEVAPGQYEIAPIFEPGNLATDHNQLVMTVLRNVAKRYGMECLLHEKPFAGINGSGKHLNYSLGNAELGSLFDPGETPHENAQFLIFCAAAIRAMHKYGALLRATAASASNDHRLGANEAPPAIMSVYLGAQLTEVFEQIKAGSVKGSKKKDALTVGVDTLPPLPMDPGDRNRTSPFAFTGNRFEFRAVGSSQSIAGPQVALNTMMAESMDFIATELEKATKGDPGKLNAAVQALLKKIITEHEAIIFNGDGYSDEWHQEAAKRGLPNLRTTPEALPVITSKPVVDLFATYGVLSEAELHSRQEIYLEQYSKTINTEANLAIRLAKTVIFPAAMRYQGELAATCANLKAIGHDVKMITLEDVTAKLRTLQKAVGDLENLLEKIPHGDTLKEAEYFCNTVLPGINMVREWADSLETVVADDLWALPSYQEMLFIK from the coding sequence ATGAGTGGAATCCAGTCCCGTTTGAACGCCATTTCAGCCGTTACCAACTACACCCCAGTCGCGGCTCCGCTGAATTTCGCGGAGACCAAGCCCACGGATCTGTTCGGGTGCAACGTCTTCAACGACAAGGTGATGAAGGAACGCCTGCCAAATGATGCTTACAAATCCCTCAAGAAAACCATTGAATACGGTGAAAAGCTGGATCCGGCTCTGGCAGACATCGTGGCCAATGCCATGAAGGACTGGGCCATCGAGAAGGGAGCCACCCATTTCACGCACGTGTTTTACCCCTTGACCGGACTGACGGCGGAAAAGCACGATGCCTTTCTGGTTCCTGACGGCAGCGGCGGAGCGCTGGCCCAGTTCAGCGGCAAGCTGCTGATCCAGGGGGAACCCGATGCGTCCAGTTTTCCGTCCGGAGGCCTGCGCACCACGTTCGAGGCTCGCGGCTATACCGCCTGGGACGTCACCAGTCCGGCCTATATCCTGGAAAATCCCAATGGCACATTCTTGTGCATTCCCACGGCCTTTGTATCCTGGACCGGCGAGGCCCTGGACAAGAAGACCCCTCTGCTGCGCTCTCTGCAGGCCCTGAACAAGCAGGCCAAGCGCCTGCTCAGCCTCTTTGGCGTGGAAACCAAGCTGCCCGTGACCTCGTATGCCGGGTCGGAGCAGGAATATTTTCTCATTGACCGCAACTTCATTTTTACCCGTCCTGACCTGCTCATTGCCGGACGCAGCCTGTTTGGCGCCAAACCGGCCAAGGGCCAGGAATTCGAGGACCAGTACTTCGGCTCCATCCCCCGGCGCGTTCTCTCGTTCATGATGGAAGTGGAGCGGGAGTTGTACAAGCTGGGTGTGCCTGTGAAGACGCGGCATAATGAAGTTGCCCCTGGTCAGTATGAAATCGCCCCGATTTTTGAGCCCGGCAACTTGGCTACGGATCACAATCAGTTGGTAATGACCGTGCTGCGCAACGTGGCCAAGCGCTACGGCATGGAATGCCTGCTGCACGAGAAGCCCTTTGCCGGGATCAACGGTTCGGGCAAGCACCTGAACTATTCCCTGGGCAACGCTGAACTGGGCAGCCTGTTCGATCCGGGTGAGACCCCCCATGAAAACGCCCAGTTCCTGATCTTCTGCGCCGCGGCCATCCGGGCGATGCACAAGTACGGCGCTTTGCTGCGGGCCACGGCGGCTTCAGCTTCCAACGACCATCGCCTGGGCGCCAACGAGGCCCCGCCGGCAATCATGTCCGTTTACCTCGGTGCACAACTGACCGAGGTGTTCGAGCAGATCAAGGCCGGTTCCGTAAAAGGATCGAAGAAAAAAGATGCTCTGACCGTGGGTGTGGACACATTGCCCCCGTTGCCCATGGATCCCGGCGATCGCAACCGAACCAGCCCCTTTGCCTTTACCGGCAACCGCTTTGAATTCCGTGCCGTGGGTTCCTCGCAGTCCATTGCTGGGCCGCAGGTGGCCTTGAACACGATGATGGCCGAGTCCATGGACTTCATTGCCACGGAACTGGAAAAAGCCACCAAAGGCGATCCCGGCAAACTGAACGCCGCTGTTCAGGCCTTGCTGAAGAAAATCATCACGGAACACGAAGCCATCATTTTCAACGGCGACGGCTATTCCGACGAATGGCACCAGGAAGCCGCGAAGCGGGGCTTGCCCAACCTGCGCACCACTCCCGAAGCCCTGCCCGTGATCACCAGCAAGCCGGTGGTTGATCTTTTCGCCACCTATGGCGTGCTTTCCGAGGCAGAGCTGCATTCCCGTCAGGAAATCTACCTGGAGCAGTACAGCAAAACCATCAATACCGAAGCCAACCTAGCCATTCGCTTGGCCAAGACCGTGATTTTCCCCGCAGCCATGCGCTACCAGGGAGAACTGGCCGCCACCTGTGCCAACCTGAAGGCCATCGGGCACGACGTGAAGATGATCACACTGGAAGACGTCACCGCCAAGCTGCGCACCTTGCAGAAGGCTGTCGGAGACTTGGAAAACTTGTTGGAGAAGATTCCGCACGGCGATACCCTCAAGGAAGCCGAGTACTTCTGCAACACGGTCCTGCCGGGGATCAATATGGTCCGGGAATGGGCCGACTCTCTGGAAACCGTGGTGGCCGACGACCTGTGGGCCCTGCCGAGTTACCAGGAGATGCTGTTTATTAAATAG